A part of Carassius carassius chromosome 4, fCarCar2.1, whole genome shotgun sequence genomic DNA contains:
- the LOC132129211 gene encoding GTPase IMAP family member 7-like, protein MDSQYRPLNVMENPIQDINLLLTGKTGSGVSASGNTILGKYVFQSKMSSSSITDSCQKHAVEELKRRITVVDTPTFSNSRNIDLTLELKNGLKKCPPGIHAILLVLPSNKTQAADVLFLFNQMFGENAMKHTLVLFTQGDEIEDQLIEECGGRFHLLNNKDLNNRDQVIALLKKIDQMVSENQNSCYTLQMFENQSFKIFLPGFIKTEILYTAFFFLSFCAIFGCVEAWNESSKQIWHRFLNGCISGFQSAIIDFVLACIWIILSWFTG, encoded by the exons ATGGACAGCCAATACAGACCGTTAAACG TGATGGAGAATCCCATTCAAGATATCAATCTTCTGCTGACTGGTAAAACTGGTTCAGGAGTGAGCGCGTCTGGAAACACTATACTGGGAAAATATGTATTTCAATCCAAAATGAGTTCAAGCTCCATTACTGACAGTTGCCAAAAACACGCAGTTGAAGAGTTGAAGAGAAGAATTACAGTAGTCGACACCCCAACTTTCTCAAATTCCAGAAACATTGATCTGACGCTGGAGTTAAAGAATGGATTGAAGAAGTGCCCTCCAGGAATCCACGCGATCCTTCTGGTTCTCCCTTCAAACAAAACACAAGCTGCTGATGTCCTGTTTTTATTCAACCAGATGTTTGGTGAAAATGCCATGAAGCACACATTAGTCCTCTTCACACAAGGAGACGAGATTGAAGATCAACTAATAGAGGAGTGTGGAGGGAGATTCCACCTGCTGAACAACAAAGATCTGAACAACAGAGATCAGGTCATAGCCCTCCTGAAGAAGATCGACCAGATGGTGTCTGAAAATCAGAACAGCTGCTACACTTTACAAATGTTTGAGAaccaatcatttaaaatatttctgccGGGATTTATAAAGACTGAAATTCTGTATACAGCCTTTTTTTTCCTGTCCTTCTGTGCAATTTTTGGTTGTGTTGAAGCATGGAATGAAAGTTCTAAACAGATTTGGCACAGATTTCTAAATGGTTGTATTAGTGGATTCCAATCAGCAATTATAGATTTTGTGTTGGCATGCATATGGATAATTCTGAGCTGGTTTACTGGGTGA